A section of the Acanthochromis polyacanthus isolate Apoly-LR-REF ecotype Palm Island chromosome 13, KAUST_Apoly_ChrSc, whole genome shotgun sequence genome encodes:
- the il10ra gene encoding interleukin-10 receptor subunit alpha has protein sequence MMISIQTPEMAFKRETSVLFFLIISINCVSVLRVDIPNPKLMVNISDGEVIARWNHPEGAPSNSKYNVEMKKHGGEYYMVNTCTGITGTFCDLTSLIHDYRAGYTVRVQLVGGDDMSWTHNKFVPNDSEYEVLPPSFTLKATSSSLTVYVHEKPILKKLYLYWVTYTIYLEEKGEHSKNTTAYMKDDFGGQGQRTKVFSSLHWGKEYCVSIKFEGAGAVRPSRVSEKRCLLLPEQEWFIMAVSSLSVMGVLVAVAIMSAILLCYLKRPEKTPVALKSPLSGWRPLSVGEGTMEVVTDKGWFLSSYRTELKNFVKTPAEDVTVMEDSEEEDRRTSMDSGVSTETNSATDNGGKTPTRQEDSGCGSMGGPESSSSSQTDYPLQDDPTDTDSVRKREDSGVGMGCRLHSSSMNLDGQDSGPLKESVPGGSYRSQITSAVQIHICDEEDTFKQILPESVLAEVVTGYRAGPQSCICSGAGQCTWCHKQIHNESEVIKQYRALCIQNRLLGSKCSLEDSYNGEVTFAGYAKKAQIDTVMIDDLDTKFLHIGETFPLLTSLSPLSTINSGQDFNMNNVSLSLCDVQLTTD, from the exons ATGATGATATCCATCCAGACACCAGAAATGGCTTTTAAAAGGGAAACGTCAGTTCTTTTCTTCCTAATTATCAGCATAAACTGTGTGTCAG tgcTCAGAGTGGACATCCCTAATCCTAAACTGATGGTGAATATTTCAGATGGGGAAGTAATAGCACGTTGGAACCATCCTGAGGGCGCCCCTTCAAACTCCAAGTATAATGTAGAAATGAAAAA GCACGGTGGTGAATATTACATGGTAAACACCTGCACGGGGATCACAGGAACCTTCTGTGACCTGACGAGTCTTATACATGACTATCGTGCTGGCTACACAGTCAGAGTTCAGCTGGTTGGAGGAGATGACATGTCATGGACCCACAACAAATTTGTCCCAAATGACAGTGAAT ATGAAGTGCTGCCTCCCTCATTCACTTTGAAGGCTACTTCCAGCTCTCTAACAGTTTATGTTCATGAAAAACCCATTCTGAAAAAACTCTATCTATATTGGGTCACCTACACCATTTACCTGGAGGAAAAAGGGGAACACAGTAAG AATACCACAGCATACATGAAAGATGACTTTGGAGGACAAGGTCAGAGGACAAAAGTTTTCTCTTCTCTCCACTGGGGGAAGGAATACTGTGTCAGCATTAAGTTCGAGGGTGCTGGAGCTGTCAGACCCAGCAGAGTGTCTGAGAAACGATGTCTGCTGCTACCAGAGCAAG AGTGGTTCATAATGGCTGTGTCATCACTGTCTGTTATGGGTGTGTTGGTTGCCGTTGCTATTATGTCAGCCATCCTCCTGTGTTATCTGAAACGTCCAGAGAAAACACCAGTTGCATTG AAATCCCCTCTAAGCGGCTGGCGTCCACTCTCAGTTGGAGAAGGAACTATGGAGGTTGTCACAGACAAAGGATGGTTCCTGTCCAGTTATAGAACAGAGCTGAAAAACTTTGTCAAAACCCCAGCGGAGGATGTTACAGTAATGGAGGACAGTGAGGAGGAAGACAGGAGGACCAGCATGGACAGTGGGGTCAGCACTGAGACTAATTCTGCTACAGACAATGGCGGAAAAACCCCCACGAGACAAGAGGACAGTGGCTGTGGAAGCATGGGAGGACCAGAGAGCTCCAGCAGCAGTCAGACAGACTACCCCCTGCAGGACGACCCAACTGATACTGATTCGGTTCGGAAAAGGGAGGACAGCGGGGTGGGAATGGGCTGCCGGCTTCACTCTTCCTCCATGAACCTCGATGGACAGGACAGTGGGCCTCTAAAAGAATCTGTTCCTGGGGGTAGTTATCGCAGCCAGATCACCTCAGCTGTTCAAATCCACATCTGCGATGAAGAGGACACATTTAAACAGATACTTCCAGAATCAGTTTTGGCCGAAGTGGTCACAGGATACAGAGCTGGGCCTCAGTCATGTATCTGTTCAGGAGCAGGTCAGTGCACTTGGTGCCATAAACAAATTCACAATGAATCCGAGGTTATCAAACAATACAGAGCTTTGTGCATCCAAAACAGACTGCTGGGAAGCAAATGTAGCTTGGAAGACTCTTACAACGGAGAGGTTACATTTGCAGGCTATGCTAAAAAGGCACAAATTGACACTGTCATGATAGATGACTTGGACACAAAGTTTCTACACATAGGGGAGACTTTTCCCCTTCTTACATCTCTCTCACCGCTGTCAACAATCAACAGTGGACAGGATTTTAATATGAACAATGTTTCTCTCTCCCTTTGTGATGTACAGCTGACAACTGACTGA